CGGCGTGTTCACGCACGGGACCGTGGAGGTCCTGAACCCGCAGGACGGCGAGCCCGCGGCGGACTGGCCGTACCTGCTCGCGTACCTCAAGGAGCTGTACGGCGACGACGCCTTCGACTGGGACGGCGAGGTGGTCTTCTACCGGCTGCACCCGCACTGGATGACCGTCTACGCGCCCGACGTCGGCGAGCTCATCGCCGGGTGAACGCCGAAGCGCGGACGGACGAGCGCCGCGCTCGTCCGTCCGCACCGCGTGCGGCGGTCAGTCGATGACGGCGGTGGCCTCGACCTCGACCAGCATGTCGGGCTCGGCGAGGGCGGCGACGCCGATGCCGGTGAGCGGCGGGGGCGTGGTGACGCCCAGCTTCGCGAGCGCCCGGCCGGCGCCCTCCACGAACTGGGACATCATGTCGCCGGGGAGGTCGGCCCGGTAGTACACGTTCAGCTTCGCGACGTCGGTGAAGGACGCGCCGACCTCGGCGAGGGCGGTGCCGACGTTGAGGTACGCCTGCTCGACCTGGGCGGCGAGGTCGCCTTCGCCGACCTTGCCGCCGTCGGCGTCACGGGCCACCTGCCCGGCGACGAACACCGTCTTCGATCCGGTGGCGACCGACACCTGCCGGTAGATGTCGACCTTCGGCAGTCCTTCGGGGTTCACGAAGGTGATGGCCATGTTGGCTCCTTGGTTGTGCGGCCCCTAAGCATAGCATTGCAATGCTATGTATCCTGGACGGCATGGCGAGGACGAAGGACCCGGCGGTGCGGACCCGGCTCATCGAGCGGGCCGCGCTCATGCTGCGCACCCGCGAACCCATCACCCTGCGCTCCCTGGTGGCCGGGACGGGCGTGTCGACGATGGCCGTCTACACCCACTTCGGCGGAATGGACGGCATGTGGGGAGCCCTGCGGCAGGAGGGATTCACCCGGCTGGCGGCGAGGTTCGCGACGGTGACGACGTCCACGGACCCGGTCCGGGACCTGACCGTCCTCATCGCCGCCTACTTCGGCAACGCCCTGGACCACCCGGATCTGTACCGGGTCATGTTCGACGCGAACTACGAACTGGAGGATCTCCAGGCCGCGGACGACACCCTGGAGCATCTGGTCCAGGCCGTCCGGCGGGGGGTGGACGCCGGGCGGTTCCATCCGGACACCGTCCCGCTGGATCTGGCGATCCAGAGCTGGGCGGTCGCCCACGGCCTGGTCTCCCTCGTCGCCGGCGGCCCGCTGCCCCCGGCCACGCTCGACCACGCCGTCCCCATGCTGACCGCGCTGCTCAGCGGCGCCGGAGACGCCCCCGGCCGGTGCCGCGCCTCGGTCGAGGACGGCTGGCGCACGACGCGTCCGTCCGGCGGGGGCGGCGACGCCCGGTGAACGCGAACGCGGCCGCGGGGACGAGCCCGCGGCCGCGTTCGTCCGAGGCGCGTCAGTCGTTCGGCGGGAAGCCCGGAATGGTCGGGACCGACGGGGTGGGCTGCGTCGGCGTCGGTTCCGGCTCCTTCGCGATGA
The nucleotide sequence above comes from Actinomadura algeriensis. Encoded proteins:
- a CDS encoding TetR/AcrR family transcriptional regulator, which codes for MARTKDPAVRTRLIERAALMLRTREPITLRSLVAGTGVSTMAVYTHFGGMDGMWGALRQEGFTRLAARFATVTTSTDPVRDLTVLIAAYFGNALDHPDLYRVMFDANYELEDLQAADDTLEHLVQAVRRGVDAGRFHPDTVPLDLAIQSWAVAHGLVSLVAGGPLPPATLDHAVPMLTALLSGAGDAPGRCRASVEDGWRTTRPSGGGGDAR
- a CDS encoding RidA family protein; this translates as MAITFVNPEGLPKVDIYRQVSVATGSKTVFVAGQVARDADGGKVGEGDLAAQVEQAYLNVGTALAEVGASFTDVAKLNVYYRADLPGDMMSQFVEGAGRALAKLGVTTPPPLTGIGVAALAEPDMLVEVEATAVID